Proteins encoded by one window of Planktothrix tepida PCC 9214:
- a CDS encoding glycosyltransferase family 2 protein produces the protein MTKVIVCIPTFNRCHLLPIAIESVQQQTYSDWELIVCDDGSIDRTPELITQYSDPRIHYIRHPKNIGKSNNMRSGFEVATGEYFIKFDDDDRLTPEFLEKTTKILDQNPEIDFVGTDHWIIDINTQRDEASTQQNSQHWGRTNLTEGIVQNLLEVVFIQQSFQIGATLFRRQALLDVDFMRPNLQNCEDNDLFVRLALAGKLGYYLPKRLMEYRVYEEQKAIKRAIPYLRDKLNYLNNFKFDSATCESIRQYRLIETQLLLGLRLIEVGETLTGQKLVWRGKSHSHLKAGMALILSVLPMKLRQYTFKQLRQLKNNGV, from the coding sequence ATGACAAAAGTTATCGTTTGTATCCCAACTTTTAATCGCTGTCACCTATTACCAATAGCCATTGAAAGTGTTCAACAACAAACCTATTCCGATTGGGAATTAATCGTTTGTGATGATGGATCAATTGACAGAACGCCCGAATTAATAACGCAATATTCCGATCCTCGGATTCATTATATTCGTCATCCTAAAAATATCGGGAAAAGTAATAATATGCGATCAGGTTTTGAAGTGGCAACGGGGGAATATTTTATTAAATTTGATGATGATGATCGCCTGACTCCTGAATTTTTAGAAAAAACAACTAAAATTTTAGACCAAAATCCTGAAATAGATTTTGTCGGAACCGATCACTGGATTATTGATATCAATACTCAGCGAGATGAAGCCTCAACTCAACAAAACTCTCAACACTGGGGAAGAACCAACTTAACAGAAGGAATTGTTCAGAATTTATTAGAAGTCGTTTTTATTCAACAAAGTTTTCAGATAGGAGCGACCTTATTTCGTCGTCAAGCGTTATTAGATGTAGATTTCATGCGTCCTAATTTACAGAACTGTGAAGATAATGATTTATTTGTCCGGTTAGCTTTAGCAGGAAAATTAGGATATTATTTACCAAAACGATTAATGGAATATCGGGTTTATGAGGAACAAAAAGCAATCAAGCGAGCTATTCCCTATTTACGGGATAAATTAAATTATTTAAATAACTTTAAATTTGATTCTGCAACTTGCGAATCAATTCGTCAATACCGTTTAATTGAAACACAATTATTATTAGGATTACGGTTAATTGAAGTGGGAGAAACTCTAACCGGACAAAAATTGGTTTGGCGGGGAAAATCCCACTCCCATCTTAAAGCGGGAATGGCATTGATTTTATCAGTTTTACCGATGAAGCTAAGACAATATACCTTTAAACAGTTGCGACAATTAAAAAATAATGGTGTTTAG
- a CDS encoding Npun_R2821/Npun_R2822 family protein: protein MQSLGIYTLANDVVFDQLVALLNSIEVNISPDIPVCVIPYDHRLERVKQEISLRENVTLFDNTIVLEAWDDFANQVWESYSRAKDLRQLRPARYKSPLQRKWASFNGKFDQFVFFDADSLAMKSVDDVFEKLNEYDFILDDWEHQKPREVTPLDLSIIEQKTGLTEPEIRPRLHCDSFFASQKGVFSVEQLEDLKKRAIDQGEIEWLQPKFWWSSAALSIYITFARNFKLFNFTRSPNGQEVTGNCADADAFVNINNILYNQDGLKPIHRIHYMNYSSADFARLCQGEDVKIRYQDIFLHYRFLKQPELKPQVLKPPSLLQKTNRKIKKAMQKLQKIYQ from the coding sequence ATGCAGTCTCTTGGCATTTACACTTTAGCAAATGATGTGGTTTTTGACCAGTTAGTTGCTTTACTCAATAGTATTGAGGTTAATATTAGTCCTGATATTCCAGTTTGCGTGATTCCTTACGATCATCGTCTTGAACGAGTCAAACAGGAAATCAGTCTCAGAGAAAATGTAACTTTATTTGACAATACAATTGTACTAGAAGCATGGGATGATTTTGCTAATCAAGTTTGGGAATCTTACTCCAGAGCCAAGGATTTAAGACAACTCCGTCCAGCCCGATATAAAAGTCCTCTTCAGAGAAAATGGGCATCTTTTAATGGAAAATTTGATCAATTTGTATTTTTTGATGCGGATAGTTTAGCGATGAAATCCGTAGATGATGTCTTTGAAAAACTCAACGAGTACGATTTTATTTTAGATGATTGGGAACATCAAAAACCCAGAGAAGTTACCCCACTTGATTTATCAATCATTGAACAGAAAACCGGACTCACAGAACCTGAAATCCGTCCTCGATTACACTGTGATAGTTTTTTTGCTTCTCAAAAAGGTGTATTTAGCGTTGAGCAGTTAGAAGATTTAAAAAAACGAGCCATTGATCAAGGAGAAATCGAATGGTTACAACCTAAATTTTGGTGGTCGAGTGCTGCGTTATCAATCTACATCACCTTTGCAAGAAACTTCAAACTTTTTAACTTTACTAGAAGCCCTAATGGGCAAGAAGTCACCGGAAATTGTGCCGATGCGGATGCTTTTGTCAATATTAATAATATTCTTTATAATCAAGATGGATTGAAACCCATTCATCGAATTCATTATATGAATTATTCTTCGGCTGATTTTGCCAGATTATGCCAAGGGGAAGATGTTAAGATCCGTTATCAAGATATATTTTTACACTATCGTTTTCTCAAGCAACCTGAACTAAAACCTCAAGTTTTGAAACCGCCGAGTTTGTTGCAAAAAACCAATCGCAAGATTAAAAAAGCCATGCAAAAACTCCAAAAAATATATCAGTAG
- a CDS encoding glycosyltransferase family 4 protein, with amino-acid sequence MMPDDSLNILMISSTFPYPPSRGGTEIRTFNLLKYLHSHHNITLVTQRHPGVSNQDVEELRQWVSQLMVFPLPPEPGSSGVGKVGRFLNSLIKSTPPNVLYRYSKEIQTWIDQGVQQGKFDVITCEHSVNEIYIRPSYLNQVHTVVNIHSSLVGWTRNHLEMGASPNPQRDRIYLNLLLERYEKRYAAKFHDLVVTTDDDEKQFQEFNPQGQIHVIANGVDLELFPMRSQDPNNHNLVFVGAMDASHNIDAARFFSLEVLPVLQKRYPDTTFTIVGARPVPEVQQLANYPGVIVTGGVPKVVDYLHQATVCVTPLRSGYGIKNKTLEAMAAGVPVVASDRGLEGLAVDGPNDPHRALRANSVTEYVEAISRLFEHPNLRHQLSQNGRLLIETEYTWERAGELYEQVLLRR; translated from the coding sequence ATGATGCCAGATGATTCTCTAAATATTTTAATGATTTCTTCAACATTCCCCTATCCCCCCAGTCGAGGCGGAACCGAGATTAGAACGTTTAACTTGCTGAAATATCTACATTCTCACCACAATATTACCTTAGTCACCCAACGACATCCAGGGGTGAGTAATCAGGATGTTGAAGAATTGCGTCAATGGGTCAGTCAACTCATGGTTTTTCCCCTTCCTCCAGAGCCTGGTTCTTCAGGAGTGGGTAAAGTGGGACGGTTTTTAAATTCCTTAATAAAAAGTACGCCTCCCAATGTTCTCTATCGTTACTCCAAAGAGATACAAACTTGGATTGATCAAGGGGTTCAACAAGGCAAATTTGATGTCATTACTTGTGAACATAGTGTTAATGAAATTTATATTCGACCGTCCTATTTAAACCAAGTTCATACCGTTGTTAATATTCATAGTTCCTTGGTCGGTTGGACTCGTAATCATTTAGAAATGGGGGCTTCTCCCAATCCTCAACGCGATCGCATTTACTTAAATTTACTCTTAGAACGGTATGAAAAACGCTATGCTGCGAAATTTCATGATTTAGTCGTGACCACCGACGATGATGAAAAACAGTTTCAGGAGTTTAACCCTCAAGGTCAAATTCATGTGATTGCTAATGGCGTTGATTTAGAATTATTTCCCATGCGATCGCAAGATCCCAATAATCATAACCTCGTCTTTGTGGGTGCGATGGATGCTTCCCATAATATCGATGCGGCTCGATTTTTTAGCTTAGAGGTTTTACCCGTTTTACAAAAACGCTATCCTGATACAACCTTTACCATTGTAGGAGCAAGACCTGTACCAGAGGTTCAACAATTAGCCAATTATCCTGGTGTAATTGTCACTGGAGGCGTTCCGAAGGTGGTGGATTATTTACATCAAGCAACGGTTTGTGTAACCCCCTTACGCAGTGGATATGGGATTAAAAATAAAACTTTAGAAGCAATGGCCGCAGGAGTTCCGGTGGTCGCCAGTGACCGAGGCTTAGAAGGATTAGCCGTTGATGGGCCGAATGATCCCCATCGAGCCTTACGCGCTAACTCCGTTACTGAATATGTGGAAGCCATTAGTCGATTGTTTGAACATCCTAACCTCCGACACCAATTGTCGCAAAATGGGCGATTATTAATTGAAACTGAATATACTTGGGAACGAGCCGGAGAACTTTATGAACAAGTATTGCTCCGCCGTTAG
- a CDS encoding AvaI/BsoBI family type II restriction endonuclease, whose product MTTQKTYLQHLTRSEDLITEYQATRSGFVALALEKNRRATPFIEQARTLKLFASQATIPTDLLAITDIQPALLTAAGLSDKSIKYLEIQDKIDAIQGLIKNFLEPAGANFIEELVFRFLLTGLEQSSSPNKPQIS is encoded by the coding sequence ATGACAACCCAAAAAACCTATCTTCAACATTTAACGAGGAGTGAGGATCTGATTACAGAGTATCAAGCAACTCGATCAGGCTTTGTTGCTTTAGCTTTGGAAAAAAACCGGAGAGCAACTCCTTTTATTGAACAAGCAAGAACCCTCAAGCTATTTGCTTCTCAGGCTACAATACCGACGGATCTTTTAGCAATTACAGATATACAACCTGCTTTACTAACAGCAGCAGGACTCTCGGATAAATCTATTAAATATTTAGAAATTCAAGATAAAATCGATGCCATTCAAGGATTAATTAAAAACTTTTTAGAACCCGCAGGAGCAAATTTTATAGAAGAGTTAGTTTTTAGATTTTTACTAACGGGACTTGAACAAAGTTCAAGCCCAAACAAACCCCAGATTAGCTAG